The following are encoded in a window of Massilia sp. R2A-15 genomic DNA:
- the ald gene encoding alanine dehydrogenase, with protein sequence MIVGVPKEIKNNEFRVGLTPPSVRELTSRGHQVLVQKGAGLEIGLPDEQYVAAGAAIVDSAKEVFARAEMVVKVKEPQPEECAMLRPGQILYTYLHLAPDPEQTAALVRSGAVCIAYETITGAGGGLPLLAPMSEVAGRMAIQAGAAHLEKSKGGMGLLLGGVPGVAAGHVVIIGAGVVGTNALQMAVGTGARVTVLDKSMERLRQLDLIFGNRISTQYSNAHSIEEAVLSADLVIGGVLVPGAAAPKLVTRDMISKMKPGAVVVDVAIDQGGCFETSHATTHADPTFVLDGVVHYCVANMPGAVARTSTFALNNATIGHAVALASKGWRQAMRDDPHLKNGLNVCEGKVTYQAVAEALKYDYVPAESMLG encoded by the coding sequence ATGATTGTAGGAGTTCCGAAAGAGATTAAAAACAACGAGTTCCGCGTGGGCCTCACGCCGCCGAGTGTCAGGGAACTGACCTCGCGCGGCCACCAGGTGCTCGTGCAGAAGGGCGCCGGCCTTGAAATCGGCCTGCCCGACGAACAGTACGTGGCGGCCGGCGCGGCCATCGTGGACAGCGCGAAGGAAGTCTTTGCGCGCGCCGAGATGGTCGTGAAGGTCAAGGAACCGCAGCCGGAGGAATGCGCCATGCTGCGGCCGGGCCAGATTCTCTACACCTACCTGCACCTGGCGCCGGACCCTGAACAGACCGCGGCGCTGGTGCGTTCGGGCGCCGTCTGCATCGCCTACGAAACCATCACCGGAGCCGGCGGCGGGCTGCCGCTGCTCGCGCCGATGAGCGAAGTGGCCGGGCGCATGGCGATCCAGGCAGGCGCCGCGCACCTCGAGAAATCGAAGGGCGGCATGGGATTGCTGCTGGGCGGCGTGCCTGGCGTTGCGGCCGGCCATGTCGTCATCATCGGCGCCGGCGTGGTCGGCACCAACGCGCTGCAGATGGCGGTGGGAACCGGCGCGCGCGTGACTGTGCTCGACAAGAGCATGGAGCGCCTGCGCCAGCTCGACCTCATTTTCGGCAATCGCATCTCGACGCAGTATTCCAACGCGCATTCGATCGAGGAAGCGGTGCTGTCGGCCGACCTGGTGATCGGCGGCGTGCTGGTGCCGGGCGCCGCGGCGCCGAAGCTGGTCACGCGCGACATGATTTCGAAGATGAAGCCGGGCGCGGTGGTGGTCGACGTCGCGATCGACCAGGGCGGCTGTTTCGAAACCTCGCATGCGACGACGCACGCCGACCCGACCTTCGTTCTCGATGGCGTGGTGCACTACTGCGTCGCGAACATGCCGGGCGCGGTGGCGCGCACGTCGACCTTCGCGCTGAACAACGCCACCATCGGTCACGCCGTTGCGTTGGCAAGCAAAGGCTGGCGCCAGGCGATGCGCGACGATCCGCACCTGAAGAACGGTCTGAATGTGTGCGAAGGAAAAGTCACTTACCAAGCGGTGGCAGAGGCACTGAAGTACGACTACGTGCCAGCGGAGTCGATGCTGGGCTGA
- a CDS encoding Lrp/AsnC ligand binding domain-containing protein produces MLDKISKKILAELQNDGRISNVELAARVNLSPAACLERVRKLHESGYIMGYTAQLNPQLLDVSLLVFIEVVLDRTTPEVFDAFKNSVQLIPEVLECHMVAGGFDYLVKARVKDMAAYREFLGKTLLQKGVRETHTYAVMEEVKNTTKLPIR; encoded by the coding sequence ATGCTGGACAAGATTAGCAAGAAAATCCTCGCGGAACTGCAAAATGACGGCCGCATCAGCAATGTCGAACTGGCCGCCCGCGTCAACCTGTCGCCGGCCGCATGCCTGGAGCGGGTGCGCAAGCTGCACGAGTCAGGCTACATCATGGGCTACACGGCCCAGCTCAATCCCCAACTGCTCGACGTGTCGCTGCTGGTCTTCATCGAAGTCGTGTTAGACCGCACCACGCCGGAAGTGTTCGACGCGTTCAAGAACAGCGTGCAACTGATCCCCGAAGTCCTGGAATGCCACATGGTCGCGGGCGGCTTCGACTACCTGGTCAAGGCGCGCGTGAAGGACATGGCGGCGTACCGCGAATTCCTCGGCAAGACGCTGCTGCAAAAAGGCGTGCGCGAGACGCACACCTACGCGGTGATGGAAGAGGTCAAGAACACGACCAAGCTGCCGATTCGCTAA
- the coaD gene encoding pantetheine-phosphate adenylyltransferase has product MVVAVYPGTFDPLTRGHEDLVRRASGLFDGLIVGVADSKNKRPFFSLDERLEIANEVLGHYPNVKVESFSGLLKDFVRKHDARVIVRGLRAVSDFEYEFQMAGMNRYLLPDVETLFLTPSDQYQFISGTIVREIAILGGDVSKFVFPSVERWLMKKIAENNAAPAA; this is encoded by the coding sequence ATGGTTGTAGCCGTTTATCCAGGAACCTTTGACCCGCTCACGCGCGGTCATGAAGATCTGGTGCGCCGCGCGTCCGGGCTGTTCGACGGCCTGATCGTCGGTGTCGCCGACAGCAAGAACAAGCGTCCCTTCTTCTCGCTCGACGAACGCCTCGAGATCGCCAACGAAGTCCTGGGCCATTACCCGAACGTGAAGGTCGAGAGTTTCTCCGGCCTGCTCAAGGATTTCGTGCGCAAGCACGACGCCCGCGTGATCGTGCGCGGCCTGCGCGCCGTGTCCGACTTCGAATACGAGTTCCAGATGGCCGGCATGAACCGCTACCTGCTGCCGGACGTCGAAACCCTGTTCCTGACGCCGTCCGACCAGTACCAGTTCATCTCCGGCACCATCGTGCGCGAGATCGCGATCCTCGGCGGCGACGTCTCGAAGTTCGTGTTCCCGTCCGTCGAGCGCTGGCTGATGAAGAAAATCGCCGAGAACAACGCCGCGCCGGCCGCATAA
- a CDS encoding YfhL family 4Fe-4S dicluster ferredoxin translates to MALLITDDCINCDVCEPECPNEAIYMGAEIYEIDPNKCTECVGHFDEPQCQQVCPVSCIPFNPDWRETKEELLAKYQRLTAAKA, encoded by the coding sequence ATGGCTTTACTGATTACCGACGACTGCATCAACTGCGACGTGTGCGAGCCCGAGTGCCCGAACGAAGCCATCTACATGGGCGCGGAGATCTACGAGATCGATCCCAACAAGTGCACCGAATGCGTCGGCCATTTCGATGAGCCGCAATGCCAGCAGGTGTGCCCGGTCAGCTGCATCCCCTTCAATCCGGACTGGCGCGAGACCAAGGAAGAACTGCTCGCCAAGTACCAGCGCCTCACCGCCGCCAAAGCCTGA
- the putA gene encoding trifunctional transcriptional regulator/proline dehydrogenase/L-glutamate gamma-semialdehyde dehydrogenase — MQTAAFPATSSAPFSALLAEVKPQQTALRSAITAAYRRDETEAVEWLLAQGARANADAAPLAHKLVEQVRAKRTRASGVDALMHEFSLSSEEGVALMCLAEALLRIPDSQTADRLIADKISKGDWRKHLGESPSLFVNAATWGLLITGKLVGTSSEAGLASAMTRLIGKGGEPLIRKGVDLAMRMLGNQFVTGQTIDEALKNSRANEARGYRYSYDMLGEAALTEHDAQAYYKSYETAIHAIGKASNGRGINGGPGISIKLSALHPRYSRAQHKRVMEELLPRVRTLVLLAKQYNIGINIDAEEADRLEISLDMMEAMAFDPALAGFDGIGFVVQAYQKRCPFVIDFLVDLAKRSGRKFMVRLVKGAYWDAEIKRAQVDGMPGFPVYTRKVYTDVSYLTCARKLLSAADTLYPQFATHNAHSLSVIYTWAKADGITNYEFQCLHGMGETLYDQVVGKENLDKACRIYAPVGSHETLLAYLVRRLLENGANSSFVNQIVDQDVSIASLIADPFDAARAQGAQPHPGIALPVKLFGDERKNSSGIDLTNEDVLVKLSAVLAQPRAYEAAPLIDGASSPSATQPVKNPANHLDVVGQVREATSADVETALAAAAAYAMDWQTTAPSLRADAIARVADLFEENCQELMALAVREAGKSLPNAIAEVREAVDFLRYYAQQVHSTQNVLALGPVTCISPWNFPLAIFTGQVAAALAAGNVVLAKPAEQTPLIANRAVELFHQAGIPKGALQFLPGRGEVVGAALTGDARVRGVIFTGSTEVAQLINKTLAKRSLEEHNELPLIAETGGQNALIVDSSALPEQVVQDALSSAFDSAGQRCSALRVLFLQEEIADKTIRMLKGAMQELRVGVPDRLSTDIGPVIDVEARDNLLAHIERTKKNAKSHFALDLPASLTAHGTFVPPTVMEIGSLSELTHEVFGPVLHVIRYKRTDLPELIDSINESGFGLTLGIHSRIDETIDYISSRAHVGNIYVNRNIVGAVVGVQPFGGEGKSGTGPKAGGPLYLKRLQRAAPPLLRHERQATPGLDSLLAWANTHGQERVMTLADQYMRTTLTGTTLALPGPTGERNTLAFASRGVVLCAASSIGVLLNQLAAVLATGNRAVVLDRSGKLVPEGLPAPVRDRIQVIGSIDECKYPFQVALVDASTSNSLRPVLAARDGAIISMIDTTEEGAIPLWRLVAERALCVNTTAAGGNASLMTLGL, encoded by the coding sequence ATGCAAACTGCCGCGTTTCCGGCCACCTCCTCCGCCCCGTTTTCCGCCCTGCTCGCCGAAGTCAAACCACAACAAACCGCGCTGCGCTCGGCCATCACCGCGGCCTACCGGCGCGACGAGACCGAGGCCGTGGAGTGGCTGCTGGCGCAGGGCGCGCGCGCCAACGCCGACGCGGCGCCGCTGGCGCACAAGCTGGTCGAGCAGGTGCGCGCGAAACGCACCCGCGCCTCGGGCGTGGACGCGCTGATGCATGAATTTTCGCTGTCGTCGGAAGAGGGCGTGGCGCTGATGTGCCTGGCCGAAGCGCTGTTGCGCATCCCCGACAGCCAGACCGCGGACCGCCTCATCGCCGACAAGATCAGCAAGGGCGACTGGCGCAAGCACCTGGGCGAGTCGCCTTCGCTGTTCGTCAACGCCGCCACCTGGGGACTGCTCATCACCGGCAAGCTGGTCGGCACCAGCAGCGAAGCGGGCCTGGCCTCGGCGATGACGCGCTTGATCGGCAAGGGCGGCGAGCCGCTGATCCGCAAGGGCGTGGACCTGGCGATGCGCATGCTGGGCAACCAGTTCGTCACCGGCCAGACCATCGACGAGGCGCTGAAAAACAGCCGCGCCAACGAAGCGCGCGGCTACCGCTATTCGTACGACATGCTGGGCGAAGCGGCGCTGACCGAGCACGATGCGCAGGCCTATTACAAGTCGTATGAGACGGCGATCCACGCGATCGGCAAGGCATCGAACGGCCGCGGCATCAACGGCGGCCCGGGCATCTCGATCAAGCTGTCGGCGCTGCACCCGCGCTACAGCCGCGCGCAGCACAAGCGCGTAATGGAAGAACTGCTGCCGCGCGTGCGCACCCTGGTGCTGCTGGCGAAGCAGTACAACATCGGCATCAACATCGACGCGGAAGAAGCCGACCGCCTCGAGATTTCGCTCGACATGATGGAGGCGATGGCCTTCGATCCCGCGCTGGCCGGCTTCGACGGCATCGGCTTCGTGGTGCAGGCCTACCAGAAGCGCTGCCCGTTCGTGATCGACTTCCTGGTCGACCTGGCCAAGCGCAGCGGCCGCAAGTTCATGGTGCGCCTGGTGAAGGGCGCGTATTGGGACGCCGAGATCAAGCGCGCGCAAGTGGACGGCATGCCCGGCTTCCCGGTCTATACCCGCAAGGTCTACACCGACGTGTCCTACCTGACCTGCGCGCGCAAGCTGCTATCGGCCGCCGACACGTTGTATCCGCAGTTCGCCACGCACAACGCGCATTCGCTGTCCGTCATCTACACCTGGGCGAAGGCCGACGGCATCACCAACTACGAGTTCCAGTGCCTGCACGGCATGGGCGAGACGCTGTACGACCAGGTGGTCGGCAAGGAAAACCTCGACAAGGCCTGCCGCATCTACGCGCCGGTGGGCTCGCACGAAACGCTGCTCGCGTATCTCGTGCGCCGCCTGCTGGAGAACGGCGCCAACTCGTCGTTCGTCAACCAGATCGTCGACCAGGACGTGTCGATCGCGTCGCTGATCGCCGATCCGTTCGACGCGGCGCGCGCGCAGGGCGCCCAGCCGCATCCGGGCATCGCGCTGCCGGTGAAATTATTCGGCGACGAGCGCAAGAATTCGTCGGGCATCGACCTGACCAATGAAGACGTGCTGGTCAAGCTGTCGGCCGTGCTGGCGCAGCCGCGCGCGTACGAAGCCGCGCCGCTGATCGACGGCGCCAGCAGCCCGTCGGCGACGCAGCCGGTGAAAAATCCCGCCAATCATCTGGATGTTGTCGGCCAGGTGCGCGAAGCCACCAGCGCCGATGTCGAAACCGCGCTGGCCGCCGCCGCCGCGTATGCGATGGACTGGCAAACGACGGCGCCGTCGCTGCGCGCCGATGCGATCGCGCGCGTCGCCGACCTGTTCGAGGAAAACTGCCAGGAGCTGATGGCGCTGGCCGTGCGCGAAGCGGGCAAGTCGCTGCCGAACGCGATCGCCGAAGTGCGCGAAGCTGTCGACTTCCTGCGCTACTACGCGCAGCAGGTGCACAGCACGCAGAACGTGCTGGCGCTCGGCCCGGTCACTTGCATCAGCCCGTGGAACTTCCCGCTGGCGATCTTCACAGGCCAGGTCGCCGCCGCGCTGGCCGCGGGTAACGTGGTGCTGGCCAAGCCGGCCGAACAAACCCCGTTGATCGCGAACCGCGCCGTCGAACTGTTCCACCAGGCTGGCATTCCGAAAGGCGCGCTGCAGTTCCTGCCGGGCCGCGGCGAAGTGGTCGGCGCCGCGCTGACCGGCGACGCCCGCGTGCGCGGCGTGATCTTCACCGGTTCGACCGAAGTGGCGCAGCTGATCAACAAGACGCTGGCGAAGCGCTCGCTGGAAGAGCACAACGAACTTCCGCTGATCGCCGAAACCGGCGGCCAGAACGCGCTGATCGTCGATTCGTCGGCGCTGCCGGAGCAGGTGGTGCAGGATGCCCTGAGCTCCGCCTTCGACAGCGCCGGCCAGCGCTGCTCGGCGCTGCGCGTGCTGTTCCTGCAGGAGGAAATCGCCGACAAGACGATCCGCATGCTCAAGGGCGCGATGCAGGAACTGCGCGTCGGCGTGCCGGACCGCCTGTCGACCGACATCGGCCCGGTGATCGACGTCGAGGCGCGCGACAACCTGCTCGCGCACATCGAGCGCACGAAGAAGAACGCCAAGTCGCACTTCGCGCTCGACCTGCCGGCCAGCCTGACCGCGCACGGCACCTTCGTGCCACCGACCGTGATGGAAATCGGCTCGCTGTCCGAACTGACGCACGAAGTGTTCGGCCCTGTGCTGCACGTCATCCGCTACAAGCGCACCGACCTGCCGGAGCTGATCGACTCGATCAACGAGAGCGGCTTCGGCCTGACGCTGGGCATCCACTCGCGCATCGACGAGACCATCGATTACATCTCGTCGCGCGCGCACGTCGGCAATATCTATGTCAACCGGAACATCGTCGGCGCGGTGGTCGGTGTGCAGCCTTTCGGCGGCGAAGGCAAGTCCGGCACTGGCCCGAAAGCGGGCGGCCCGCTGTACCTCAAGCGCCTGCAGCGCGCGGCGCCGCCGCTGCTGCGCCACGAACGCCAGGCCACCCCGGGCCTCGATTCTCTGCTGGCGTGGGCCAACACCCATGGCCAGGAGCGCGTGATGACGCTGGCCGACCAGTACATGCGCACCACGCTGACCGGCACCACGCTGGCGCTGCCGGGTCCGACCGGCGAGCGCAATACGCTGGCGTTCGCGTCGCGCGGCGTCGTGCTGTGCGCGGCCTCGTCGATCGGCGTGCTGCTTAATCAGCTGGCCGCGGTACTGGCCACCGGCAATCGCGCGGTGGTGCTGGACCGCTCGGGCAAGCTGGTTCCCGAAGGCTTGCCGGCGCCGGTGCGCGACCGCATCCAGGTGATCGGCAGCATCGACGAATGCAAGTATCCTTTCCAGGTGGCGCTCGTCGACGCGTCCACCTCGAACAGCCTGCGCCCTGTGCTGGCGGCGCGGGATGGAGCAATCATCAGCATGATCGACACCACCGAAGAGGGTGCGATCCCGTTGTGGCGTCTGGTGGCTGAACGCGCGCTGTGTGTCAACACGACCGCGGCTGGCGGTAACGCAAGCCTGATGACGCTGGGTTTGTAA
- a CDS encoding DUF6279 family lipoprotein, with protein MKNFNTTDTLARRLRQLFLIALMALAAGCSTIRFTYNHGDDLLYWWLNTYLDLDSDQSSWVKKDIDSLFVWHRKTQLHDYAQLLANGQRQLAGNMTAADLMGDYKDIKARSELLAYKALPELADLARSIKPEQIAQLERKFAKNNEDFRRKFMRGDQEDQQKARFKKSMDQFELWFGRFSSEQEAALRKASDARVLDNNIWLDERVRRQKRIVALLRKVQQEKLSKDATVSELHKLVKELFDRFEAPERKAFFDAYTDQTIQMILTAVKIATPAQKAHAQKRMQGWIEDFGHLANDPQK; from the coding sequence ATGAAAAATTTTAACACGACCGACACCTTGGCACGCCGCCTGCGCCAGCTGTTTCTGATCGCGCTCATGGCGCTGGCCGCCGGTTGCAGCACGATCCGATTCACTTACAACCACGGCGACGACCTGTTGTACTGGTGGCTCAACACCTATCTCGACCTCGATTCCGACCAGTCCAGCTGGGTCAAGAAGGACATCGACAGCCTGTTCGTCTGGCACCGCAAGACCCAACTGCACGATTACGCGCAGCTGCTGGCGAACGGCCAGCGCCAGCTCGCCGGGAACATGACCGCGGCCGACCTGATGGGCGATTACAAGGACATCAAGGCGCGCTCCGAGCTGCTGGCCTACAAGGCGCTGCCCGAACTGGCCGACCTGGCGCGCTCAATCAAGCCGGAGCAGATCGCGCAGCTGGAGAGGAAGTTCGCCAAGAATAACGAGGATTTCCGCCGCAAGTTCATGCGCGGCGACCAGGAAGACCAGCAGAAGGCGCGCTTCAAGAAGTCGATGGACCAGTTCGAGCTGTGGTTCGGCCGCTTCAGCTCCGAACAGGAGGCGGCGCTGCGCAAGGCGTCCGACGCGCGCGTCCTCGATAACAATATCTGGCTCGACGAGCGGGTGCGGCGCCAGAAGCGCATCGTCGCGCTGCTGCGCAAGGTGCAGCAGGAAAAATTAAGCAAGGACGCCACCGTCAGCGAACTGCACAAGCTGGTCAAGGAACTGTTCGACCGCTTCGAGGCGCCCGAGCGCAAGGCCTTCTTCGACGCCTACACCGACCAGACCATCCAGATGATCCTGACCGCGGTGAAAATCGCCACGCCGGCGCAGAAGGCGCATGCGCAGAAACGCATGCAGGGCTGGATCGAGGACTTCGGCCACCTGGCCAACGACCCGCAAAAGTAG
- a CDS encoding chalcone isomerase family protein, whose protein sequence is MAKTTFGFKGLLAGLLMACAFSASAAEVSGVKFDESARVAGKDLVLNGAGLRTKFIIKVYAAGLYLTEKKNAVPEVLKLDGPRRMQLVMMRDISSDDFGQAFMTGLDHNIDAAEKSKYVSQISKFGELFGSIPGVKKGDVLHIDWIPASGTVIELNGKKLGEPIPDVGFYNAVLRIWLGDRPADSSLKPQLLGAR, encoded by the coding sequence ATGGCAAAGACAACATTCGGTTTCAAGGGCCTGCTCGCGGGCTTGCTGATGGCCTGCGCGTTCAGCGCATCCGCGGCGGAAGTGAGCGGCGTGAAGTTCGACGAGTCCGCCAGGGTCGCCGGCAAGGATCTGGTCCTGAACGGCGCCGGCCTGCGCACCAAGTTCATCATCAAGGTCTACGCGGCCGGCCTGTACCTGACCGAAAAGAAGAACGCCGTGCCGGAAGTACTCAAGCTCGACGGTCCGCGCCGCATGCAGCTGGTGATGATGCGCGACATCAGCTCGGACGATTTCGGCCAGGCCTTCATGACCGGGCTGGACCACAACATCGACGCGGCTGAAAAGAGCAAGTACGTCAGCCAGATCAGCAAGTTCGGCGAGCTGTTCGGCAGCATTCCCGGCGTGAAGAAGGGCGACGTGCTGCACATCGACTGGATTCCCGCTAGCGGCACCGTGATCGAACTGAACGGCAAGAAGCTGGGCGAGCCGATTCCGGATGTGGGCTTCTACAACGCGGTGCTGCGCATCTGGCTGGGCGATCGTCCGGCCGACAGCAGCCTGAAGCCGCAACTGCTTGGCGCGCGCTGA
- the rsmD gene encoding 16S rRNA (guanine(966)-N(2))-methyltransferase RsmD translates to MQKKPAKVPVHRPPPPKHVRIIGGDWKRTQLPVLDALGLRPTPDRVRETVFNWISHLRDNDWSGANVLDLFAGSGALGFEAASRGAQSVVMVDTHSPVIRQLETIKDKLHADAVTLLRADALAAAQSMALRGQRFDLLFLDPPYQQSLLEKSLPLVTKLVSQDGLVYAESGTPLPFGDEAPEWLAPWEPVREDKAGIVFFYLLRLRAAT, encoded by the coding sequence ATGCAAAAGAAGCCCGCCAAAGTCCCGGTCCACCGGCCCCCTCCGCCCAAGCATGTCCGCATCATCGGCGGCGACTGGAAACGCACGCAGCTGCCGGTGCTCGACGCGCTCGGCCTGCGCCCGACGCCGGACCGCGTGCGCGAGACCGTCTTCAACTGGATCAGCCACCTTCGCGACAACGACTGGAGCGGCGCCAATGTGCTCGACCTGTTCGCCGGCAGCGGCGCGCTTGGCTTCGAAGCGGCCAGCCGCGGCGCGCAGTCGGTCGTCATGGTCGACACGCATTCGCCGGTGATCCGGCAGCTGGAAACGATCAAGGACAAGCTGCACGCCGACGCCGTGACCCTGCTGCGCGCCGACGCATTGGCTGCGGCGCAGTCGATGGCGCTGCGCGGCCAGCGTTTCGACCTGTTGTTCCTCGACCCGCCGTATCAGCAGTCGCTGCTGGAAAAGTCGCTGCCGCTGGTGACGAAGCTAGTGTCGCAGGACGGGCTGGTGTACGCCGAATCGGGCACGCCGCTGCCGTTTGGCGACGAGGCGCCCGAGTGGCTGGCGCCGTGGGAGCCCGTCCGCGAGGACAAGGCCGGTATCGTGTTCTTCTACCTTCTGCGCCTGCGCGCTGCCACTTAG
- a CDS encoding ankyrin repeat domain-containing protein: protein MIVRGKPSIGCCLALVTPVLLAADMVWENTALSWASGPQMIGFSLLHTVGIILFPAILASLAWIVVSVSLPLFKTRTWRLSNLLGALAIVVSLGIAFLPYGFWVSTFAGRIAKGPHATEFLVDMAASGQTSAVLALLDQGVDINSQGRSGTALHGAAVRGELDVIRLLIARGADVNAINAYGDSPLASAIHGWRPASGAKELLERNGAKLVRGSEEQRNRVIGEQMENDAKSREAKNGR, encoded by the coding sequence ATGATCGTACGCGGCAAGCCATCGATCGGGTGCTGCCTGGCGCTGGTTACCCCGGTGCTGCTTGCTGCCGACATGGTATGGGAGAACACCGCGCTGAGCTGGGCCAGCGGGCCTCAGATGATCGGGTTTTCGCTCCTTCATACTGTTGGCATCATCTTATTTCCGGCCATACTCGCCTCGCTCGCCTGGATCGTCGTCAGTGTCAGCCTGCCACTCTTCAAGACAAGAACCTGGCGACTGTCGAACCTCCTCGGCGCTCTGGCGATTGTCGTGTCGCTTGGAATTGCATTTCTGCCCTACGGTTTCTGGGTAAGCACGTTTGCAGGGCGCATCGCCAAAGGTCCTCACGCAACTGAATTCCTCGTGGACATGGCTGCCAGTGGCCAGACTTCGGCGGTGCTGGCCTTGCTCGATCAGGGCGTGGACATCAATAGTCAGGGCAGGTCTGGAACTGCGCTGCATGGCGCTGCCGTGCGCGGTGAACTGGACGTGATCAGACTATTGATCGCCAGGGGCGCCGACGTCAATGCGATCAATGCCTACGGCGATTCTCCCCTGGCGAGTGCGATACACGGATGGCGTCCGGCAAGCGGGGCAAAAGAACTGCTGGAGCGGAACGGCGCAAAGCTGGTGCGCGGAAGTGAGGAACAGCGTAATCGCGTGATCGGCGAGCAGATGGAGAACGACGCGAAAAGCAGGGAAGCTAAGAACGGACGTTAA
- a CDS encoding LysR family transcriptional regulator translates to MSFLTLDLNLLRVFDAVMTEQNLTRAAGHLAMTQPAVSNAIKRLRESLGDDLLIRTAYGVKPTPRAEQLWPAVRSALSGLEAAVTPETFDVSKTHATFRMAMADATAAFWLPSLMRAIETEAPGVNVRMVPLTTREPRPMLLRGDVDLAVGFFPGVAAQLSSDTSSPIRHERLYSGRYVCVMRKDHPLAKEELTLDRYCAANHLLVSFSGRAHGLSDEALAQLGRERRILLTVNQFFTAGRVVANSDLITVLPKHLIASTGNADALVWRELPYDLPPVNIDMLWHERDARSPAHIWLRKHFQEMDLTTSDAHKA, encoded by the coding sequence ATGAGCTTCCTGACGCTAGACCTCAATCTGCTGCGCGTGTTCGACGCCGTCATGACCGAACAGAACCTGACCCGCGCCGCCGGCCACCTGGCGATGACGCAGCCGGCTGTGTCGAACGCGATCAAGCGCCTGCGCGAGAGCCTGGGCGACGACCTCTTGATCCGCACCGCCTACGGCGTCAAGCCGACGCCGCGCGCCGAACAGCTGTGGCCGGCCGTGCGCTCGGCGCTGTCCGGCCTGGAGGCGGCGGTCACGCCCGAAACCTTCGACGTCTCCAAGACCCACGCCACCTTCCGCATGGCGATGGCCGACGCCACCGCCGCATTCTGGCTGCCGTCGCTGATGCGCGCGATCGAGACCGAGGCGCCGGGCGTCAACGTGCGCATGGTGCCGCTGACCACGCGCGAACCGCGCCCGATGCTGCTGCGCGGCGACGTCGACCTCGCGGTCGGCTTCTTCCCCGGCGTGGCGGCGCAGCTGTCGTCCGATACCAGTTCGCCGATCCGCCACGAGCGGCTGTATTCCGGCCGCTACGTGTGCGTGATGCGCAAGGACCATCCGCTCGCGAAGGAAGAACTGACGCTCGACCGCTACTGCGCGGCGAACCACCTGCTGGTGAGTTTTTCGGGCAGGGCGCATGGCCTGTCCGACGAAGCGCTGGCGCAGCTGGGCCGCGAGCGGCGCATCCTGCTGACCGTGAACCAGTTCTTCACGGCCGGCCGCGTGGTAGCCAACTCGGACCTGATCACGGTGCTGCCGAAGCACCTGATCGCCTCGACCGGCAATGCCGACGCGCTCGTGTGGCGCGAGCTGCCCTACGACCTGCCGCCGGTGAACATCGACATGCTGTGGCATGAACGCGACGCGCGCAGCCCGGCCCATATCTGGCTGCGCAAGCACTTCCAGGAAATGGACCTGACCACGTCGGACGCGCACAAAGCGTGA